A genomic window from Nicotiana sylvestris chromosome 11, ASM39365v2, whole genome shotgun sequence includes:
- the LOC104244309 gene encoding IAA-amino acid hydrolase ILR1-like 3 has protein sequence MGSFRTDYFFCILALVSTISPYNSWAVDTESLTRVLLESARQPEFYDWLKRVRRRIHEYPELAFQEHRTNQLIRDELDALGIKYLSPVAKTGLVGTIGSGGQPWFGLRADMDALPIQELVDWEYKSKIDGKMHACGHDAHVTMLLGAARLLQNRRDKLKGTVKLVFQPGEEGYAGASYMLEEGALDEVQAIFGMHVWPYMPTGTIGSRPGPIMAGAGRFTATMQGKGGHAAMPHTTRDPILAVSMAVLALQQLVSRETDPLDSRVVSVAFVDGGQAGNVIPASVQFGGTFRFLTFEDYSYLKQRIKEVIETQAGVHRCSATIDFSEELMRPYPPTINDPMIYEHAKKVGEVLLGEQNVHYAPITMGAEDFSFYSQKKSAAFFYIGAQNKTVTSTVRGLHSPYFTIDEDVLPIGAALHAAVAISHFDTHVQTVE, from the exons ATGGGTTCTTTTCGTACAGACTACTTTTTCTGCATATTGGCATTGGTATCAACAATATCTCCTTACAATTCATGGGCTGTAGATACTGAATCCCTAACTCGGGTGCTTCTTGAATCGGCGAGGCAGCCGGAGTTTTATGATTGGTTGAAAAGGGTAAGGAGGAGAATCCATGAGTACCCGGAATTGGCATTTCAAGAACACCGAACGAATCAACTAATCCGAGATGAGCTGGACGCACTCGGGATCAAGTACCTGTCCCCAGTCGCTAAAACTGGTTTGGTTGGAACCATTGGGTCAGGTGGTCAGCCATGGTTCGGTTTGAGAGCTGACATGGATGCTCTCCCTATTCAG GAATTGGTAGATTGGGAGTATAAAAGCAAGATCGATGGCAAAATGCATGCATGTGGCCATGATGCTCATGTTACCATGCTGCTTGGAGCAGCTAGATTGCTTCAAAATAGAAGGGACAAGTTGAAG GGCACGGTTAAGCTTGTATTCCAACCTGGGGAAGAAGGCTATGCTGGCGCCTCCTATATGTTAGAAGAAGGAGCATTAGATGAGGTTCAAGCAATATTTGGCATGCATGTCTGGCCATATATGCCCACTGGTACTATTGGTTCGAGACCTGGTCCAATTATGGCTGGTGCGGGAAGGTTTACAGCAACAATGCAAGGGAAAGGCGGACATGCAGCAATGCCACATACAACTAGAGATCCAATTCTTGCTGTTTCTATGGCAGTTCTTGCACTCCAGCAACTTGTTTCTCGAGAAACTGATCCTCTAGACTCTAGG GTTGTCTCTGTTGCATTTGTAGATGGTGGTCAAGCTGGAAATGTAATCCCTGCAAGTGTACAGTTTGGTGGAACATTCCGGTTCTTGACATTTGAGGATTACTCCTATCTTAAGCAAAGGATCAAAGAG GTTATTGAGACACAAGCAGGCGTACATCGATGTTCTGCCACTATTGATTTTTCCGAGGAATTAATGAGGCCGTATCCACCAACTATAAATGATCCCATGATCTATGAGCATGCTAAAAAAGTTGGAGAAGTCTTGCTTGGTGAGCAAAACGTGCACTATGCTCCAATTACAATGGGTGCAGAGGACTTCAGCTTCTATTCCCAGAAGAAATCAGCTGCATTTTTTTACATTGGAGCACAAAACAAAACGGTCACGTCTACTGTTAGAGGTTTGCACTCCCCCTACTTCACTATTGATGAAGATGTTCTTCCAATAGGAGCAGCTCTCCATGCTGCTGTTGCCATCTCTCACTTTGATACACATGTTCAGACAGTAGAATAA